Proteins co-encoded in one Halorussus vallis genomic window:
- a CDS encoding penicillin acylase family protein, protein MDIDTTRRALVAAIVGGGAVGGSLSPVRGYLQRFAPFSGTAWRDATDETNRRVESPYGEATVRYDDYGTPHVEAGDEAALYFAVGYVQAADRLFQMDLQRRVMRGRLSEVVGEATLDSDEFHAKMDFVGAAEANLELFDGDATADAIDCFVDGVNACIDREALPVEFGLLEYDPDPWTAADTMLMETQISWGLTGNFGTLRRELLAEKFDESTVSELYPARLDHDAPIIRDGGGASPSAAAGTVSPSGEFGGASGDREFLDWLSRFESPPGIGSNSWVVSGEHTDSGKPIVANDPHLTLMAPPVWYEMNLRTDDLSVRGVTFPGVPFVVIGENDRGAWGFTNAGADVIDFYRYETRADGSEYRYRGEWREFDTEERTVGVSGGEDRTVTVKKTVHGPVIERHGRQVGVSWTGHTATETSRAIHEYSRAGGVDDFLAATRKMDLPTQNVVYADRAGNTLYYVTGRIPRRTIDGEEVWGARVFDGSSGEAEWEGFEPFGVSSWEGFVPFEEKPHVKNPDYLGTANQRIVDDPAHYIGERYSQPYRGQRLYELLDRRAASGKPMTPQFMRRLQRDAYSKRAEQVTPLLVAAADGHEGLADAVATLRDWDYRMVRDSRAALVFATWFDRYREAVFGDEFESKGLGEEYYPSDWVLARLDADSRWFGDEGRDTVMVRALRETLGELDDGATYGDVNTTAAITHPLDQSFLNYRALPTDGSPYTLNNYREESAVGSSWRMISPMDADADSACVLPGGNSGEYFSEHYADQLRMWADGEYKPMRREVSGETATRFEETGGEGR, encoded by the coding sequence ATGGATATCGATACCACTCGACGGGCGCTCGTCGCCGCTATCGTCGGCGGCGGGGCCGTCGGTGGCTCGCTCTCGCCGGTCCGGGGCTACCTCCAGCGGTTCGCGCCGTTCTCGGGAACCGCGTGGCGCGACGCGACCGACGAGACGAACCGCCGGGTCGAGAGCCCCTACGGCGAGGCGACGGTCCGGTACGACGACTACGGTACGCCCCACGTCGAAGCGGGCGACGAGGCCGCCCTCTACTTCGCGGTCGGTTACGTCCAGGCGGCCGACCGGCTGTTCCAGATGGACCTCCAGCGCCGGGTCATGCGCGGGCGACTCTCGGAGGTTGTGGGCGAGGCCACGCTCGACTCCGACGAGTTCCACGCGAAGATGGACTTCGTCGGCGCGGCCGAGGCCAACCTCGAACTGTTCGACGGCGACGCGACCGCCGACGCCATCGACTGCTTCGTCGACGGGGTCAACGCCTGCATCGACCGGGAGGCGCTTCCGGTCGAGTTCGGCCTGCTGGAGTACGACCCCGACCCGTGGACCGCCGCCGACACGATGCTCATGGAAACCCAGATCTCGTGGGGGCTGACCGGGAACTTCGGGACGCTCCGGCGGGAACTGCTGGCCGAGAAGTTCGACGAGTCGACCGTCTCGGAACTGTACCCCGCCCGACTCGACCACGACGCGCCCATCATCCGCGACGGTGGTGGGGCGAGTCCGAGCGCGGCCGCCGGGACCGTCTCGCCGTCCGGCGAGTTCGGCGGCGCGTCCGGCGACCGAGAGTTCCTCGACTGGCTCTCGCGGTTCGAGTCGCCGCCCGGAATCGGGTCGAATAGCTGGGTCGTCTCGGGCGAGCACACCGACAGCGGCAAGCCCATCGTCGCGAACGACCCGCACCTCACCCTGATGGCCCCGCCGGTCTGGTACGAGATGAACCTCCGGACCGACGACCTGAGCGTCCGCGGCGTGACGTTCCCGGGCGTGCCGTTCGTCGTCATCGGCGAGAACGACCGTGGGGCATGGGGGTTCACCAACGCCGGCGCCGACGTCATCGACTTCTACCGGTACGAAACCCGCGCCGACGGGAGCGAGTACCGCTACCGGGGCGAGTGGCGGGAGTTCGACACCGAGGAGCGAACCGTCGGGGTCTCCGGCGGGGAGGACCGCACGGTCACCGTGAAGAAGACCGTCCACGGTCCGGTAATTGAGCGCCACGGCCGGCAGGTCGGCGTCTCGTGGACCGGCCACACGGCCACAGAGACGTCCAGGGCCATCCACGAGTACAGCAGGGCCGGCGGCGTGGACGACTTCCTGGCGGCCACCCGGAAGATGGACTTGCCGACCCAGAACGTCGTCTACGCCGACCGCGCGGGCAACACGCTCTACTACGTCACCGGCCGGATTCCCCGGCGCACGATAGACGGCGAGGAGGTGTGGGGCGCGCGGGTCTTCGACGGGTCGTCGGGTGAGGCCGAGTGGGAGGGCTTCGAACCGTTCGGCGTCTCCTCCTGGGAGGGGTTCGTCCCCTTCGAGGAGAAGCCCCACGTGAAGAACCCGGACTACCTCGGCACCGCCAACCAGCGCATCGTCGACGACCCGGCCCACTACATCGGCGAGCGCTACAGCCAGCCCTACCGGGGCCAGCGGCTCTACGAACTGCTCGACCGGCGGGCCGCGTCCGGAAAACCGATGACCCCGCAGTTCATGCGCCGCCTCCAGCGCGACGCGTACTCGAAGCGCGCCGAGCAGGTGACGCCGCTGCTCGTCGCCGCGGCCGACGGTCACGAGGGCCTTGCCGATGCTGTAGCTACGCTTCGCGACTGGGACTATCGGATGGTCCGAGACTCGCGGGCCGCGCTGGTGTTCGCGACGTGGTTCGACCGCTACCGCGAGGCGGTGTTCGGCGACGAGTTCGAGAGCAAGGGGCTGGGCGAGGAGTACTACCCGAGCGACTGGGTGCTCGCGCGCCTCGACGCCGACAGCCGATGGTTCGGCGACGAGGGCCGCGACACGGTGATGGTCCGCGCGCTCCGGGAAACCCTCGGCGAACTCGACGACGGTGCGACCTACGGCGACGTCAACACCACCGCGGCGATCACCCACCCGCTCGACCAGTCGTTCCTCAACTACCGCGCGCTCCCGACCGATGGCTCTCCCTACACCCTGAACAACTACCGCGAGGAGTCGGCGGTCGGCAGTAGCTGGCGGATGATCTCGCCGATGGACGCCGACGCGGACTCGGCGTGCGTCCTCCCGGGGGGCAACTCCGGGGAGTACTTCTCCGAACACTACGCCGACCAGCTTCGGATGTGGGCCGACGGCGAGTACAAGCCGATGCGCCGGGAGGTATCGGGCGAAACCGCGACTCGCTTCGAGGAGACGGGCGGTGAGGGCCGATGA
- a CDS encoding ABC transporter permease: MSRRTFVCYRLAGMVLTVWVVLTVAFAVIETTTDPMKIRVARAAAMSGRNSTEAVNTYLAATNQDAPVLRRYADWLVGVATFDLGRSFSENAPVSALVADRLAFTLVYFVPALVFAVVAGTATRLYTVAAEGTRLHRLTDGVSYVAVSIPMFLFAYVLKWWVLPSYYVATGDEVAYVASAGPLAPANLQAAVYPAVVMGLYLFGIQLRHSRTVLGEYASAKFVKTARMKGSGVWRVGRHIFRNAMVSVLSLFFVDLLGAVLLAVVVLEAVANVPGFGSLTLAAMRGGHDLPLMLGVSLFPVVLGVVANFLQDVGFVLLYPRIDAED, encoded by the coding sequence GTGAGTCGACGAACGTTCGTCTGCTACCGTCTCGCCGGCATGGTCCTGACGGTCTGGGTCGTTCTCACGGTCGCGTTCGCGGTGATCGAAACCACGACCGACCCGATGAAAATCCGGGTCGCCCGCGCGGCGGCCATGAGCGGGCGGAACTCGACGGAGGCGGTGAACACCTACCTCGCCGCGACGAACCAGGACGCGCCCGTACTCCGGCGGTACGCCGACTGGTTGGTCGGCGTCGCGACGTTCGACCTCGGCCGGTCGTTCAGCGAAAACGCACCCGTGTCGGCGCTGGTGGCAGACCGCCTCGCGTTCACGCTGGTGTACTTCGTCCCGGCGCTGGTCTTCGCGGTGGTCGCGGGCACCGCGACGCGACTCTACACGGTGGCCGCCGAAGGCACTCGACTCCACCGACTGACCGACGGCGTCTCCTACGTCGCCGTGAGCATCCCGATGTTCCTGTTCGCTTACGTGCTGAAGTGGTGGGTCCTCCCATCGTACTACGTCGCGACGGGCGACGAGGTCGCCTACGTCGCCTCGGCCGGTCCGCTGGCACCGGCGAACCTCCAGGCCGCGGTCTATCCGGCGGTCGTCATGGGACTGTACCTGTTCGGCATCCAGTTGCGCCACTCCCGGACGGTGCTCGGCGAGTACGCGTCGGCGAAGTTCGTCAAGACGGCCCGGATGAAGGGGTCGGGCGTCTGGCGAGTGGGTCGACACATCTTCCGGAACGCGATGGTTTCGGTGCTGTCGCTGTTCTTCGTCGACCTGTTGGGCGCGGTGCTGCTGGCGGTCGTCGTCCTCGAAGCGGTCGCCAACGTCCCCGGGTTCGGGTCGCTGACCCTCGCGGCGATGCGCGGCGGTCACGACCTGCCGCTGATGCTCGGCGTGTCGCTGTTCCCGGTGGTACTCGGCGTCGTCGCGAACTTCCTTCAGGACGTCGGGTTCGTACTGCTCTACCCTCGGATCGACGCCGAGGACTGA